Proteins encoded by one window of Tunturibacter psychrotolerans:
- a CDS encoding ArnT family glycosyltransferase, giving the protein MCAASSDEPFLVSIRTSGTNARKNRLILFILWLLFYATLTLFVPPLLDDADSVHAEVAREMLQRNDWVTLYANGIRYLEKAPILYWSMALSFKLFGVNTAAARLPIALTVLSLALILEAFARRAFSTRAGLYAGLIALSSFGIFIFTRILLPDADVCLWLTLALFFYWITETDPVQRAHPGPTLCWLFAACCALNVLTKGLIGIVFPILIVVAHLILTRRNLSGVIKRIRQLHPISSTIVFLLIAAPWHILIAQANPTQGHPGALTFSHGHWSVPLPTDGNVHGWLWFYFVNEQLLRYLNLRVPRDYDTVPLLLFWGLILIWLMPWSAFLYRALATVPWRKAFRPLVSIRTLTTAEGTRLLLGLWAIIPVLFFSLSTRQEYYVLPALPGMILLIAAWLNDEATEAESFTVPNLLVRSGQRISTVLLILGSLAALTAGFFLLHSHTPIPGTDLASLLKQNPGDYALSFGHFLDLNAQAMGAFRNPLILTAIALFAGPLASWLLRRNYQPHAANLCLAAATFAFLLAAHIGLQIFSPVLSSRQLAAAIEPELKPNDLIVIHGEYEAASTLGFYLHRNDLHILDGRSSNLWYGSFFPDAPPIFEDALSLKLKWLEPRRIFLWQDLSQPVPTLPGKIHFIAQSGGKEILSNQPNPY; this is encoded by the coding sequence ATGTGCGCGGCCTCCTCCGATGAACCCTTCCTGGTCTCCATAAGAACCTCTGGCACGAATGCCCGAAAAAACCGCCTCATCCTCTTCATCCTCTGGCTCCTCTTCTACGCAACCCTCACCCTCTTCGTCCCCCCGCTCCTCGACGACGCCGACTCCGTCCACGCCGAGGTCGCCCGCGAGATGCTGCAACGCAACGACTGGGTCACCCTCTACGCCAACGGCATCCGCTACCTCGAAAAGGCCCCCATCCTCTACTGGAGCATGGCCCTCAGCTTCAAACTTTTCGGCGTCAACACCGCCGCCGCGCGCCTCCCCATCGCACTCACCGTTCTCTCCCTCGCCCTCATCCTCGAAGCCTTCGCTCGCCGCGCTTTCTCAACTCGAGCCGGCCTCTACGCCGGTCTCATCGCCCTCTCCAGCTTCGGCATCTTCATCTTCACCCGCATCCTCCTACCTGACGCAGACGTCTGCCTCTGGCTCACCCTCGCCCTCTTCTTCTACTGGATCACCGAAACAGACCCCGTCCAGCGCGCCCACCCCGGCCCAACCCTCTGCTGGCTCTTCGCCGCCTGCTGCGCCCTTAACGTCCTCACCAAGGGCCTCATCGGCATCGTCTTCCCAATCCTCATCGTCGTCGCCCACTTGATCCTCACCCGCCGCAATCTTAGCGGCGTCATAAAACGCATCCGCCAACTCCACCCCATCTCCAGCACCATCGTCTTCCTCCTCATCGCCGCCCCCTGGCACATCCTCATAGCCCAAGCCAACCCCACCCAGGGCCATCCAGGCGCTCTCACCTTCTCCCACGGCCACTGGTCCGTCCCCCTCCCCACCGACGGCAACGTCCACGGCTGGCTCTGGTTCTACTTCGTCAACGAGCAGCTCCTCCGCTACCTCAACCTCCGTGTCCCCCGCGACTACGACACCGTCCCCCTCCTCCTCTTCTGGGGACTCATCCTCATCTGGCTCATGCCCTGGAGCGCCTTCCTCTACCGCGCCCTCGCCACCGTCCCTTGGCGCAAAGCCTTCCGCCCCCTAGTCTCCATCCGCACCCTCACAACCGCAGAAGGCACCCGCCTCCTCCTCGGCCTCTGGGCCATCATCCCCGTCCTTTTCTTCTCCCTCTCCACCCGGCAGGAGTACTACGTCCTCCCCGCGCTCCCCGGCATGATCCTCCTCATCGCCGCATGGCTCAATGACGAAGCCACTGAAGCCGAGTCCTTCACCGTCCCCAACCTCCTCGTCCGCTCCGGCCAGCGCATCTCAACCGTCCTGCTAATCCTCGGTTCCCTAGCCGCCCTCACCGCAGGATTCTTTCTCCTCCACTCCCACACTCCCATCCCGGGCACCGACCTCGCCTCACTCCTCAAACAAAATCCCGGCGACTACGCCCTCTCCTTCGGCCACTTCCTCGATCTCAACGCCCAGGCCATGGGAGCCTTCCGCAATCCGCTAATCCTCACCGCCATCGCACTCTTCGCCGGCCCCCTCGCCAGCTGGCTTCTCCGCCGCAACTACCAACCCCACGCCGCAAACCTCTGCCTCGCCGCCGCCACCTTCGCCTTCCTGCTAGCCGCCCACATCGGCCTCCAAATCTTCTCGCCCGTCCTAAGCTCCCGCCAGCTAGCCGCCGCCATTGAACCCGAACTAAAACCCAACGACCTCATCGTCATCCACGGCGAGTACGAAGCCGCCAGCACCCTAGGCTTCTACCTCCACCGCAACGACCTTCACATCCTCGACGGCCGCAGCTCGAACCTCTGGTACGGATCTTTCTTTCCCGACGCCCCACCCATCTTCGAGGACGCGCTTTCGCTCAAACTCAAGTGGCTGGAACCCCGCCGCATCTTCCTTTGGCAGGATCTCTCCCAACCCGTCCCCACCTTACCGGGCAAAATCCATTTCATCGCGCAAAGCGGCGGCAAAGAGATCTTAAGCAACCAACCCAACCCCTACTAA
- a CDS encoding Rieske 2Fe-2S domain-containing protein — MRSSEPVEIAGPPTELIFGDWYPALRAGELREGKTAKALLLGVPLLLGRKTGGRLFAMRDLCPHRGIPLSAGWFDGETVTCKYHGWRFEPCSGQCREIPSLTSHETLDPTKIYASAFPCEERDGFAWVYLPAPGTGRVGEALPAVPEVPKFSAKFRSAHLVAELPCNVDHGIIGLMDPAHGPFVHQAWWWRSKASIHEKTKHFEPLNDDENGGRNAGFRMSSHAPSANSAPYKLLGVYGEPITTTIDFVLPNRRYETIRAGEKWFSSLTTVTPVTPSTCRIDVMAAWNVFYHVPFVTSIATFFGARFVRQDQQTMVEQAEGLRFHPGLMLIDDADKPAKWYFALKQARLKGTGEHPLSGPVTLHWRS; from the coding sequence GTGAGGTCGAGCGAGCCTGTGGAGATCGCGGGGCCGCCGACGGAGCTGATCTTTGGGGATTGGTATCCGGCGCTGCGTGCGGGGGAGCTGCGAGAGGGCAAGACGGCGAAGGCTCTGCTGCTCGGGGTTCCGCTGCTGCTGGGGAGGAAGACGGGTGGCAGGCTGTTTGCGATGCGGGATCTCTGTCCGCATCGGGGGATTCCGCTTTCGGCTGGATGGTTCGATGGGGAGACGGTGACGTGCAAGTATCACGGGTGGCGGTTTGAACCTTGCAGCGGACAGTGCAGGGAGATTCCTTCGCTGACGAGTCACGAGACGCTGGACCCGACGAAGATTTATGCGAGTGCGTTTCCTTGTGAGGAGCGCGATGGGTTTGCGTGGGTGTATCTGCCTGCGCCGGGGACGGGGCGGGTGGGTGAGGCGCTACCTGCGGTGCCGGAGGTGCCGAAGTTTTCGGCGAAGTTTCGCAGTGCGCACCTGGTGGCGGAGCTGCCTTGCAATGTCGATCATGGGATTATCGGGTTGATGGATCCGGCGCATGGGCCGTTTGTGCATCAGGCTTGGTGGTGGCGGAGCAAGGCGAGTATTCATGAGAAGACGAAGCACTTTGAGCCATTGAACGATGACGAAAATGGCGGGAGGAATGCTGGGTTTCGGATGTCGTCGCATGCTCCTAGTGCGAACTCGGCGCCTTATAAGTTGCTCGGAGTTTATGGCGAGCCGATTACGACCACGATTGATTTTGTGCTGCCGAATCGGAGGTACGAGACGATACGGGCTGGGGAGAAGTGGTTTTCGAGTCTGACCACGGTGACGCCGGTTACGCCTTCGACTTGCAGGATTGATGTGATGGCGGCTTGGAATGTTTTTTACCATGTGCCATTTGTAACTTCGATTGCTACGTTTTTTGGGGCGCGGTTTGTAAGGCAGGATCAGCAGACGATGGTGGAGCAGGCGGAGGGGTTGCGGTTTCATCCGGGGCTGATGCTGATCGATGATGCGGATAAGCCGGCGAAGTGGTACTTCGCTTTGAAGCAGGCGCGGCTGAAGGGGACGGGGGAGCATCCGCTGAGTGGTCCGGTTACGCTGCACTGGCGGAGTTAA
- a CDS encoding MBL fold metallo-hydrolase, whose translation MKTTPVTANAYQLTRFGLVNCYLVRETDGFTLIDANLSNSADDILAAARTLGAPIRRILLTHAHVDHVGSVDALLAKLGTTQVEFTSNARSLPLLQKPPDKSLQPGESTEEIRGGLPGIDARPTRLLTEGELYGSLLVIETPGHIPGHLAFLDQRDGTLYAGDAVASLGHVTVSGYPPWFFPNVGTWSKTTAIASANKLLSFPIERFACGHGAVNHGGIPALRAAIARTTD comes from the coding sequence ATGAAGACTACCCCGGTCACCGCCAACGCTTATCAGCTCACCCGCTTCGGCCTCGTCAACTGCTATCTCGTCCGCGAGACCGACGGCTTCACCCTTATCGACGCCAACCTCTCCAACTCCGCCGACGACATCCTCGCAGCCGCTCGCACTCTCGGCGCTCCCATCCGCCGCATCCTCCTCACCCACGCCCACGTCGACCACGTCGGCTCCGTCGATGCCCTCCTCGCGAAACTAGGCACAACGCAAGTCGAGTTCACCTCCAACGCCCGCTCTCTCCCTCTGCTGCAAAAACCACCCGACAAATCTCTCCAACCGGGCGAGTCCACCGAAGAGATCCGCGGCGGCCTCCCCGGCATCGACGCGCGCCCCACACGCCTCCTCACCGAAGGCGAACTCTACGGCTCGCTCCTCGTCATCGAAACTCCCGGCCACATCCCCGGCCATCTAGCCTTCCTCGATCAGCGCGACGGCACCCTCTATGCCGGAGACGCCGTCGCAAGCCTCGGCCATGTCACCGTCAGCGGCTATCCCCCATGGTTCTTCCCGAACGTAGGCACCTGGAGCAAAACCACCGCAATAGCCTCCGCCAACAAGCTTCTAAGCTTCCCCATAGAGCGCTTCGCCTGCGGCCACGGGGCCGTCAATCACGGTGGTATCCCGGCCCTCCGAGCAGCCATAGCGCGAACCACGGACTAA
- a CDS encoding M23 family metallopeptidase, which yields MRCIFRSCSALWVVVLSSLFLVDAAGRCETAQQMTPLLLAVQDAPVPFKGSDGLVHLVYELWLTNVSSGEARVEEVEVSGDGGVLQKLDSSAVSHRLQPAGLRESSGVLAKGSVSELFLNVVLPAGTAIPKQLSHKIKAHFDAAPPGSQDFAESGGVTVPDRQPVAQIGAPLRGDRYVSADSCCDATRHTRAALPINGRVYVAQRYAVDWEQMDEKGRIYSGPREKLESYTIFGKPVYSVANGVVAVVVTGQPEQVPGKYPTNISIEQADGNSVIVDIGQHHFALYAHMQSESIRVRPGDRVTAGQVIGLVGNSGNSVAPHLHFHVMSSELSLASNGLPYQIDEFKITGATLGTKAFDEAEEKGEPITVTPVSPPRVVKDSLPLDQLIISLTPR from the coding sequence ATGCGGTGTATTTTCAGGTCGTGCTCTGCTTTGTGGGTTGTTGTTTTATCTTCCTTGTTCCTAGTCGATGCGGCTGGGCGGTGCGAGACAGCGCAGCAGATGACGCCGCTGCTGCTCGCGGTGCAAGACGCGCCGGTGCCTTTCAAAGGCTCGGATGGGCTTGTGCATCTGGTGTATGAGTTGTGGCTGACGAACGTTTCGAGCGGCGAGGCTCGGGTGGAAGAGGTTGAGGTCTCCGGTGATGGAGGGGTGTTGCAGAAGCTTGATTCGAGTGCTGTGTCACATCGTCTGCAGCCGGCTGGGCTTCGCGAATCCTCGGGAGTGCTTGCGAAGGGGTCGGTGTCAGAACTTTTTCTGAATGTTGTTTTGCCGGCGGGCACTGCAATTCCAAAGCAGCTTTCGCACAAGATTAAAGCGCATTTCGACGCAGCGCCTCCGGGGAGTCAGGATTTCGCTGAGAGTGGTGGCGTGACGGTGCCGGATCGTCAGCCTGTGGCGCAGATCGGCGCTCCGCTGCGAGGGGATCGCTACGTCTCGGCTGACTCTTGTTGCGATGCGACGCGTCATACACGGGCGGCGCTGCCGATTAATGGACGCGTGTACGTGGCCCAGCGGTACGCCGTTGATTGGGAGCAGATGGATGAGAAGGGGCGCATCTATTCGGGGCCTCGCGAGAAGCTGGAGAGCTATACGATCTTCGGCAAACCGGTGTATTCAGTGGCGAATGGCGTGGTGGCGGTTGTCGTCACAGGACAGCCTGAACAGGTTCCGGGAAAATATCCGACGAATATTTCGATTGAGCAGGCGGATGGGAACTCGGTGATTGTCGATATTGGACAACATCATTTCGCGCTGTATGCGCATATGCAGTCGGAGAGTATTCGTGTACGTCCGGGCGATAGAGTGACGGCTGGGCAGGTGATTGGATTAGTGGGAAATTCAGGCAACTCGGTCGCTCCGCATCTGCACTTTCATGTGATGAGTTCGGAGTTGTCGCTGGCGTCGAATGGATTGCCTTATCAGATCGATGAGTTCAAGATCACAGGCGCGACGTTGGGTACGAAGGCCTTCGATGAGGCAGAGGAGAAAGGGGAACCAATTACGGTCACCCCTGTTTCGCCTCCGCGTGTGGTGAAGGATTCGCTACCGCTTGATCAGTTGATTATTTCGTTGACGCCCCGGTGA
- a CDS encoding DUF3536 domain-containing protein, with the protein MTKQKIQSRQAPRKKSAIDVSAAAEAPRFVCIHGHFYQPPRENPWLETVEVQDSAAPYHDWNDRITAECYAPNGASRITNKQDEIIRIMNNYARMSFNFGPTLLSWLADKAPRTYRMIVDADKVSAQHYSGHGSAVAQVYNHIIMPLASRRDAITQIRWGIADFEHRFGHKPEGMWLAETAVNRSVLDLMAQEGIKFTILAPLQCARIRRLEPPATTTSKPDLDPVAAAKSAPLEDAWIQTPNANVDPTHPYLVKLDEGRTIAVFFYDGPSSRAIAFEGLLNSGENFGSRLLAGFHPASPGDPEIAQLSHVATDGESYGHHHKHGEMALSYAMHWIEEGGKAKLTNYGEFLEKFPPKWEAEVAEDTSWSCAHGIERWRSNCGCNGGKAGWNQEWRAPLRESLDYLRDATAPLAEQLSKSFFKDLWTTRDAYIQVVLDRSPATIIKFFADHAIRPLSENERVAALELLELERHTQLMYTSCGWFFDEISGIETIQIVAYAGRVLQLAAKLFGPDGAALEAEFLTRLARAKSNVPEMGDGAEVYRRYVTNMKIGLEQVGAHYAISSIFRSYPEHGELFCFDVHRESQEVFNSGRGRVALGRALIYSRITEESEELCFAVLHLGDQNLSAAVKAYNSTDPAEVEAFATFSTHISTAIRRANLPEVIRLIDRFFDETAYSLTSLFADEQHRILNSILNQTLSEMEDSLRKIYEDHASLLHFLTESGMTAPPALATAARFAINASLRRAIESDAFDTAVIESLLTRAAADQIELNTSLLSYTTGQRMKRAMISLEAAAEGDLSAADALTTALEIAETIHTMPFEVNIWQAQNIWNDLLRRSDTNYWTDEWKDGFKKLGEIMNIKVDQLVIEEGVSIF; encoded by the coding sequence ATGACCAAGCAAAAGATTCAATCCAGGCAAGCGCCGAGAAAGAAATCTGCGATCGATGTTTCCGCCGCCGCCGAAGCGCCTCGCTTCGTCTGTATTCACGGCCACTTTTATCAGCCGCCCCGGGAGAACCCCTGGCTCGAAACCGTCGAAGTCCAGGACTCCGCCGCCCCCTACCACGACTGGAATGACCGCATCACCGCCGAGTGTTACGCCCCCAACGGCGCCTCCCGCATCACCAACAAGCAGGACGAGATCATCCGCATCATGAACAACTACGCGCGGATGAGCTTCAACTTCGGCCCCACCCTCCTCAGCTGGCTCGCAGACAAAGCCCCCCGCACCTACCGCATGATCGTCGATGCCGACAAAGTCAGCGCCCAGCATTACAGCGGCCACGGATCCGCAGTCGCCCAGGTCTACAACCACATCATCATGCCACTCGCCAGTCGCCGCGACGCCATCACGCAGATCCGCTGGGGCATCGCCGACTTCGAACACCGATTCGGCCATAAGCCCGAAGGCATGTGGCTCGCCGAGACCGCCGTCAATCGCAGCGTCCTCGATCTCATGGCACAGGAGGGCATCAAATTCACCATCCTCGCTCCCCTCCAGTGCGCCCGCATCCGCCGTCTCGAGCCCCCCGCCACCACCACCTCCAAGCCCGACCTCGACCCCGTCGCAGCAGCGAAATCCGCTCCCCTCGAAGACGCCTGGATCCAGACCCCCAACGCCAACGTAGACCCCACCCATCCCTATCTCGTTAAGCTCGACGAAGGCCGCACCATCGCCGTCTTCTTCTACGATGGACCCAGCTCCCGCGCCATCGCCTTCGAGGGCCTCCTCAACAGCGGCGAAAACTTCGGCAGCCGCCTCCTCGCAGGCTTTCACCCCGCCTCTCCCGGCGACCCCGAGATCGCCCAACTCTCCCACGTCGCCACCGACGGCGAGAGCTACGGTCACCATCACAAACACGGCGAGATGGCTCTCTCCTACGCCATGCATTGGATCGAAGAAGGCGGCAAGGCCAAGCTCACCAACTACGGCGAGTTCCTCGAGAAATTCCCGCCCAAGTGGGAGGCGGAAGTAGCCGAAGACACCTCCTGGTCCTGCGCCCATGGCATCGAACGCTGGCGCTCCAACTGCGGCTGCAACGGCGGCAAGGCCGGATGGAATCAGGAGTGGCGCGCCCCCCTGCGCGAGTCCCTCGACTACCTACGCGACGCCACCGCGCCTCTCGCCGAACAGCTCTCCAAGTCCTTCTTCAAGGATCTCTGGACCACCCGCGACGCTTACATCCAGGTCGTCCTCGATCGCTCACCCGCCACCATCATCAAATTCTTCGCCGATCACGCGATTCGTCCCCTCAGCGAAAACGAACGCGTCGCCGCCCTCGAACTCCTCGAGCTTGAACGCCACACGCAGCTTATGTACACCAGCTGCGGCTGGTTCTTCGACGAGATCTCCGGCATCGAAACCATCCAGATCGTCGCCTACGCAGGCCGCGTCCTCCAGCTCGCCGCCAAGCTCTTCGGCCCCGACGGTGCAGCTCTCGAAGCCGAGTTCCTCACCCGCCTCGCGCGAGCCAAAAGCAACGTCCCGGAGATGGGTGACGGCGCAGAAGTTTATCGCCGCTACGTCACCAACATGAAGATCGGCCTCGAGCAGGTCGGCGCCCACTACGCCATCAGCTCCATCTTCCGCTCTTATCCCGAACACGGCGAGCTCTTCTGCTTCGACGTCCACCGCGAAAGCCAGGAAGTCTTCAACTCCGGCCGCGGCCGCGTCGCCCTTGGCCGCGCGCTCATCTACTCCCGCATCACCGAAGAGAGCGAGGAGCTCTGCTTCGCCGTCCTCCATCTCGGCGATCAAAACCTCTCCGCCGCCGTCAAAGCCTATAACTCCACCGACCCCGCCGAAGTCGAAGCCTTCGCCACCTTCTCCACCCACATCAGCACCGCCATCCGCCGCGCAAACCTCCCCGAAGTCATCCGCCTCATCGATCGCTTCTTCGACGAGACCGCCTACTCCCTCACCTCGCTCTTCGCCGACGAGCAGCACCGCATCCTCAACAGCATCCTCAACCAGACCCTCTCCGAGATGGAGGATTCGCTCCGCAAGATCTACGAAGACCACGCCTCGCTCCTCCACTTCCTCACCGAATCCGGCATGACCGCCCCACCCGCACTCGCCACCGCCGCCCGCTTCGCTATCAACGCTAGCCTGCGCCGAGCCATCGAATCAGACGCCTTCGACACCGCAGTCATCGAAAGTCTTCTCACCCGAGCCGCAGCCGACCAGATCGAGCTCAACACCTCGCTCCTCAGCTACACCACCGGTCAACGCATGAAGCGCGCCATGATTAGCCTCGAAGCCGCCGCCGAAGGCGACCTCTCCGCCGCCGACGCCCTCACCACCGCCCTTGAAATCGCCGAGACCATCCACACGATGCCCTTCGAAGTAAACATCTGGCAGGCCCAGAACATCTGGAACGATCTCCTCCGCCGCAGCGACACAAACTACTGGACCGACGAGTGGAAAGACGGCTTCAAAAAACTAGGCGAGATCATGAACATCAAAGTCGACCAGCTCGTCATCGAAGAAGGCGTCAGCATCTTCTAG
- a CDS encoding DNA-3-methyladenine glycosylase family protein, translating into MPRPFHTPRPPRYDTAQALLDLSTSDPKLGKLIERAGPFKLSVSSTQSPFEALVESIIYQQLHGKAAATIHRRLLESFYPITGNQHFAAQHLLDCPNEQLRAAGLSHNKSLALRDLAAKTLDGTVPTLARIRRMSDEAIIEHLVQVRGIGRWTVEMLLIFRLGRPNVLPVDDYGVRKGFALTFGKLKPADKVTPMDLPKPDVMHRRAKKWQPWCSVASWYLWRACDLAVKKQGTPR; encoded by the coding sequence ATGCCGCGTCCGTTCCACACGCCACGTCCTCCGCGCTACGACACCGCACAAGCCCTGCTCGATCTCTCCACCTCTGATCCCAAATTGGGCAAGCTCATCGAGCGCGCCGGTCCTTTCAAGCTCAGCGTCTCCAGCACGCAATCCCCCTTCGAAGCCCTCGTCGAGAGCATCATCTATCAGCAACTACACGGTAAAGCCGCCGCCACCATCCACCGCCGCCTGCTCGAAAGCTTCTACCCAATCACCGGCAACCAGCACTTCGCCGCCCAGCATCTCCTCGACTGCCCCAACGAGCAGCTCCGCGCCGCCGGCCTCTCCCACAACAAATCCCTCGCCCTCCGCGACCTCGCCGCCAAAACCCTCGACGGCACCGTCCCCACCCTCGCCCGCATCCGCCGCATGTCCGACGAAGCCATCATCGAGCACCTCGTCCAAGTCCGCGGCATCGGTCGCTGGACCGTCGAAATGCTGTTGATCTTCCGCCTGGGCCGTCCCAACGTCCTCCCCGTCGACGACTACGGCGTCCGCAAAGGCTTCGCCCTCACCTTCGGCAAACTCAAACCCGCCGACAAAGTCACACCCATGGACCTCCCCAAACCCGACGTCATGCACCGCCGCGCAAAGAAATGGCAGCCCTGGTGTTCGGTAGCGAGTTGGTATCTCTGGCGAGCCTGCGATCTCGCCGTGAAAAAGCAGGGCACCCCACGGTGA
- a CDS encoding cytochrome c3 family protein, translated as MAQVFDRSSNALARFSLVLTGVIVIALGVTLDQLQRSPWVTRQGQRPDQPIPFSHKHHVEGLGLQCQYCHTQVEKAAYAGIPPTKTCINCHAQIWTNAELLEPVRQSWATGASIQWIRVHDLPDYVYFNHEIHVNKGIGCASCHGRVDQMPLMYQQNTLQMEWCLNCHRNPAVNLRPTSEIYNMAWAGPSNDKPVWCTSTGVGAAGSGPTAQNVSCTTTNPSGKGPEVAMLQMNTELNGPTSSDVPPMGITMPASYQKFTNQMDLGRYLTTQYHIRNPEQLSSCETCHR; from the coding sequence ATGGCGCAAGTTTTTGACCGCAGTTCGAACGCGCTGGCTCGATTCAGCCTTGTATTGACGGGCGTAATCGTCATCGCGCTCGGCGTAACCCTGGACCAGCTACAGCGATCACCGTGGGTGACGCGGCAGGGCCAGCGGCCGGATCAGCCGATACCGTTCAGCCACAAGCACCACGTTGAGGGACTTGGCCTGCAGTGCCAGTACTGCCATACGCAGGTGGAGAAGGCCGCGTATGCCGGTATTCCTCCGACGAAGACTTGTATTAATTGCCATGCGCAGATCTGGACCAATGCCGAGCTGCTTGAGCCGGTGCGACAGAGCTGGGCGACGGGCGCGTCGATTCAGTGGATCCGGGTGCATGATCTGCCGGACTACGTTTACTTCAACCATGAGATTCACGTGAATAAAGGTATTGGTTGCGCGAGTTGTCATGGACGCGTGGACCAGATGCCGTTGATGTATCAGCAGAACACGCTGCAGATGGAGTGGTGCTTGAACTGCCATCGCAATCCGGCGGTGAACCTGCGGCCAACCAGCGAGATCTACAACATGGCGTGGGCTGGACCTTCGAACGACAAGCCGGTGTGGTGTACAAGCACGGGCGTCGGAGCGGCTGGATCTGGTCCGACGGCGCAGAATGTAAGCTGCACGACGACCAATCCTTCCGGCAAGGGGCCTGAGGTGGCGATGCTGCAGATGAACACCGAGTTGAATGGGCCGACGTCGAGCGATGTCCCGCCAATGGGGATCACGATGCCGGCGAGCTATCAGAAGTTTACGAACCAGATGGACCTTGGCAGATACCTGACTACTCAGTACCACATCCGCAATCCGGAGCAGCTGTCGAGTTGCGAGACGTGCCACCGATGA